From a region of the Kwoniella mangroviensis CBS 8507 chromosome 1 map unlocalized Ctg01, whole genome shotgun sequence genome:
- a CDS encoding 1-pyrroline-5-carboxylate dehydrogenase, whose amino-acid sequence MTSQLASFKIPVIDNEPMKTYAAGSEERKGLQAAVEKMLKSAPYEVPCVINGKEVKTGDIQSQPMPHDHANPLCTYHAASSEVVNQAIEGALAARQSWEEIPWADKAAIFLKAADLIAGKYRYELMAATMLGQGKNAWQAEIDAAAELCDFLRFSVKYVEELYQQQPPRNSQGVWNRVEFRPLEGFVLAVTPFNFTAIGGNLVGAPAIVGNVLVWKPSPMATYSNYIVHKIFLEAGMPPSVIQFVPGNPPEVVKQCIDHKAFAGLHFTGSTQIFRKLWKDISNNLDIYRGYPRIVGETGGKNFHLYHSSAEIKSGVHQAIRAAFEYSGQKCSALSRCYVPSSLWNNGFKDQLVDETNKITVGPCTEWNHFTGPVIGRPAFDKITSIIEQAKKAGGEVIAGGEWDDSKGYFIKPTVIVTKDPKSVSMTQEIFGPVLTVYVYEDSEYDNLPKLIEDTTEYALTGSIFAQERAALVSAAHKLRNAAGNFYINDKCTGAVVGQQPFGGARASGTNDKSGSIAIFSRFVSMRSIKENFIAPQDHYYPSNFL is encoded by the exons ATGACTTCTCAGCTCGCTTCTTTCAAAATCCCCGTCATTGACAATGAGCCAATG AAAACTTACGCTGCTGGCAGtgaggagagaaagggacTACAAGCTGCCGTCGAGAAGATGCTCAAGAGTGCTCCTTACGAAGTACCATGTGTCATCAACGGTAAAGAG GTCAAAACTGGTGATATTCAATCGCAACCTATGCCTCATGACCATGCCAACCCCTTGTGTACCTACCACGCTGCTTCCAGCGAAGTCGTCAACCAAGCTATCGAAGGTGCCTTGGCCGCTCGACAATCATGGGAAGAGATCCCCTGGGCCGACAAAGCtgccatcttcctcaaagcTGCCGACTTGATCGCCGGTAAATACAGATACGAATTGATGGCTGCTACCATGCTTGGTCAGGGCAAAAACGCTTGGCAAGCTGAGATTGACGCTGCtgctgag CTATGTGACTTCTTGAGATTCTCAGTGAAGTACGTTGAAGAACTctaccaacaacaacctcctaGAAACTCTCAAGGTGTTTGGAA CCGAGTTGAGTTCCGACCCCTCGAAGGCTTCGTCCTTGCTGTCACCCCTTTCAACTTCACCGCCATCGGTGGTAACCTTGTCGGTGCTCCCGCTATCGTCGGTAACGTGCTCGTCTGGAAACCATCCCCAATGGCTACCTACTCCAACTACATCGTCCACAAGATCTTCCTCGAAGCCGGTATGCCCCCATCCGTCATCCAATTCGTTCCCGGAAACCCACCTGAAGTCGTCAAACAATGTATCGACCACAAAGCATTCGCCGGTTTACATTTCACTGGATCTACCCAGATCTTCCGTAAATTGTGGAAGGACATCTCCAACAACCTTGACATCTACCGAGGATACCCACGAATTGTTGGTGAAACTGGTGGAAAGAACTTCCACTTGTACCACTCATCCGCCGAGATCAAATCAGGTGTTCACCAAGCTATTCGAGCAGCTTTCGAATACTCTGGTCAGAAATGTTCAGCCTTATCTAGATGTTACGTCCCATCTTCATTATGGAACAATGGATTCAAAGATCAATTAGTTGACGAGACCAACAAGATCACCGTTGGACCATGTACCGAATGGAATCACTTCACTGGACCTGTCATTGGTCGACCCGCTTTCGACAAgatcacttccatcatcgaacaagctaagaaagctgGTGGTGAGGTCATTGCCGgtggtgaatgggatgacTCCAAAGGTTATTTCATTAAACCTACCGTCATCGTCACCAAGGATCCTAAATCTGTTTCCATGACTCAAGAGATCTTCGGTCCAGTGTTGACTGTATACGTATATGAAGATTCAGAATACGACAACCTGCCTAAATTGATCGAAGATACTACCGAATACGCTTTGACCGGATCGATCTTCGCTCAAGAACGTGCTGCGTTAGTGTCTGCTGCTCACAAATTACGAAACGCCGCTGGAAACTTCTACATCAACGATAAATGTACTGGTGCCGTTGTTGGTCAACAGCCTTTCGGTGGTGCTAGAGCTTCGGGAACAAACGATAAATCAGGTTCGATCGCTATTTTCTCGAGATTCGTTTCGATGAGATCCATAAAGGAGAACTTTATCGCTCCTCAAGATCACTACTACCCTTCCAACTTCCTTTAA